The proteins below come from a single Chitinophaga pinensis DSM 2588 genomic window:
- a CDS encoding fructosamine kinase family protein has protein sequence MDKHFLFHLTTILTNHWHSPVTIHNYSSVSGGDINEAAIIETSRGPWFLKLNHSSYTRMFEKEFNGLHLLQSTNTLKTPAPLLYGDWQQYAFLIMEYLPKGHAGPQSVSWLAEGLAALHRNSHEQFGLEEDNYIGTLVQQNTWKSSWAAFYAENRIFPLVRQLVDMKHFGTKEIRLADALAIRLAEIFPVESPALLHGDLWGGNYIFMGNGDPAIYDPAVYYGHREMDMAMTMLFGGFDASFYQRYQEVFPLEVNWRKRVLLCQLYPLLVHAILFGGHYVRQSAGILEQYA, from the coding sequence ATGGACAAACACTTCCTCTTCCACCTCACCACCATCCTCACCAACCACTGGCATTCCCCGGTCACCATCCACAACTATAGTTCTGTCAGCGGTGGAGACATCAACGAAGCTGCCATCATCGAAACCAGCCGTGGTCCCTGGTTTCTCAAACTTAATCACAGCAGTTACACACGGATGTTTGAAAAAGAGTTTAACGGATTACACTTACTTCAAAGTACCAACACCCTGAAAACTCCTGCGCCTTTATTATACGGGGATTGGCAGCAATATGCTTTTTTGATAATGGAATATCTGCCCAAGGGCCATGCAGGACCACAGAGCGTATCCTGGCTGGCAGAAGGACTGGCTGCTTTACACAGGAACAGTCATGAACAGTTTGGCTTAGAAGAAGACAATTACATCGGCACCCTTGTCCAGCAGAATACCTGGAAAAGTTCCTGGGCAGCCTTTTATGCAGAGAACCGCATTTTCCCCTTGGTAAGGCAGCTGGTAGACATGAAGCATTTCGGGACGAAAGAGATCAGACTGGCGGATGCATTGGCGATACGCTTAGCGGAAATCTTTCCGGTGGAATCACCCGCTTTATTACATGGCGATCTGTGGGGAGGCAATTATATATTTATGGGGAACGGGGATCCGGCTATTTACGATCCTGCGGTTTATTATGGTCATCGCGAAATGGATATGGCTATGACGATGTTGTTTGGCGGTTTTGATGCTTCTTTTTACCAGCGTTACCAGGAGGTGTTTCCTTTGGAGGTGAACTGGCGCAAACGGGTTTTACTTTGCCAGCTATATCCATTGCTGGTTCATGCCATCTTATTCGGCGGACATTATGTGAGGCAGTCTGCCGGTATTCTTGAACAATATGCTTAA
- a CDS encoding PQQ-dependent sugar dehydrogenase, which translates to MKKSLQALITGTTFVLASCGSPSGGQHNTTDSTATDSTIGPVETKKPNSDYKPAFPGQTRINGIKTKTPYEGTVLSDKLENPWGITTLPDGRLLITEKKGVLRIATTSGQLSEPITGLPKVNPDGQGGLLGIRVDPDFKTNRMVYWVFSEPRPDGNLTAVAKGKLSADEKTIEDATVIYRATPAFKGTLHYGGRIVFDKDGNLVISTGERSDLQTRPQAQQLNSALGKVLRITKEGKPAAGNPFAGQADARPEIYSYGHRNVQGLAFNPATGDLWETEFGPRGGDELNRIEAGKNYGWPTITYGIEYKGDKVGDGIQQKDGLEQPVYYWDPVLSPSGITFYSGKGIPEWKGNLFICGLSSIHIARLVIENNKVVGEEMLLLSEEQRFRDITEGDDGALYAVTDNGRLYSIHKK; encoded by the coding sequence ATGAAAAAATCATTGCAGGCTCTTATCACAGGGACGACATTCGTGCTCGCCTCCTGCGGTTCTCCTTCCGGTGGTCAGCACAATACCACTGACAGTACCGCTACAGACAGCACAATTGGTCCCGTTGAGACGAAAAAACCTAATTCTGATTACAAACCCGCATTTCCCGGTCAGACCCGCATTAACGGTATAAAGACCAAGACTCCTTATGAAGGGACTGTATTGTCCGATAAACTGGAAAATCCATGGGGTATCACCACCTTACCTGACGGCAGACTGCTGATCACGGAAAAGAAAGGGGTACTGCGTATCGCGACAACCAGCGGACAATTAAGCGAACCTATTACTGGTCTGCCGAAAGTAAATCCTGACGGACAGGGTGGTCTGCTGGGCATCAGGGTTGATCCTGATTTCAAAACCAACAGGATGGTATATTGGGTATTCTCCGAACCTCGTCCGGATGGTAATCTGACGGCTGTTGCCAAAGGTAAACTCTCTGCTGATGAAAAGACCATCGAAGACGCTACCGTTATTTACAGGGCTACCCCCGCATTTAAAGGTACCCTGCACTATGGAGGAAGAATCGTTTTTGATAAAGATGGTAACCTGGTGATCAGCACCGGAGAACGTTCCGATCTGCAGACCCGTCCACAGGCACAACAGCTGAACTCTGCCCTGGGTAAGGTACTGCGTATTACCAAAGAGGGTAAACCTGCTGCCGGTAATCCATTTGCAGGACAGGCAGATGCACGTCCTGAGATCTATAGCTACGGTCACCGTAACGTACAGGGATTGGCATTCAACCCTGCTACCGGTGATCTCTGGGAAACAGAATTCGGTCCGAGGGGTGGTGATGAACTGAACCGTATCGAAGCAGGTAAGAACTATGGCTGGCCTACTATTACCTACGGTATAGAATATAAAGGCGATAAAGTCGGCGATGGTATCCAGCAGAAAGACGGGCTGGAACAGCCTGTTTATTACTGGGATCCGGTATTATCGCCAAGTGGTATTACTTTCTATTCCGGTAAGGGAATTCCTGAGTGGAAGGGGAACCTGTTTATCTGTGGTCTGAGCAGTATACATATTGCACGCCTGGTGATCGAAAATAATAAAGTAGTAGGTGAGGAGATGCTGTTGCTGAGTGAGGAACAGCGTTTCAGGGATATTACAGAAGGGGATGACGGTGCGTTGTATGCGGTGACGGATAATGGAAGGCTGTATAGTATTCATAAGAAGTAG
- a CDS encoding RNA polymerase sigma factor, whose protein sequence is MTQRDHPLFHRVLPDIEKILVRAAAEGDRDAYGQLYTHYYPNLQVAITFITQDRDETDELLQETFLRIWKTREKLVLVKSFENYAFRIARNILFDQLRRKKVHLKAIEAIAQRAAIEESSGEGPLVYKELHDMAIRAINELEPRKREIFLLRTEEGLSFEEIAARYNMAVVTVKKHYYAAFHVLKTILEQHGGMVSLLFLLWLRGK, encoded by the coding sequence TTGACGCAGAGGGACCATCCACTATTTCATCGCGTACTACCGGACATTGAAAAGATTTTAGTACGAGCAGCCGCTGAAGGCGACCGGGATGCTTATGGACAGCTATATACGCATTACTACCCCAATCTACAGGTAGCCATCACCTTTATCACACAGGACAGGGACGAAACAGACGAATTGCTCCAGGAAACTTTTCTGCGGATATGGAAGACCCGCGAGAAGCTGGTATTGGTGAAATCGTTTGAAAATTATGCATTCAGGATTGCCAGAAACATTTTATTCGACCAGCTCAGGCGTAAAAAAGTACACCTGAAAGCCATTGAAGCTATCGCACAACGAGCCGCTATAGAAGAAAGCAGCGGCGAAGGACCTTTAGTATACAAAGAACTGCATGACATGGCCATCAGAGCCATCAACGAGCTGGAGCCCCGGAAACGGGAAATCTTCCTGTTACGTACAGAAGAAGGTCTCAGTTTCGAAGAAATAGCCGCCCGGTATAATATGGCGGTTGTGACTGTAAAGAAACATTATTATGCTGCCTTCCATGTCTTAAAGACCATCCTGGAACAACACGGAGGCATGGTATCCCTTCTCTTTTTATTGTGGTTGCGGGGTAAATAA
- a CDS encoding FecR family protein: MNDDQKIVLLKKYMDRTLTDQEEADFFSWYHDVRAEEFHHLLQQTSDGGKPLVYEAASPAFLAQLNDRLTALDNEQQGARIRKISRFWWAAAAILVLAAGTWMVMKHPAAKQDMAVNKPVQDIAPGRNGAILTLADGNQITLDSIGNGQISNQNGSRVILQNGSLHYEASGAAIASINTVRTPVSRQFRLVLPDGSAVWLNAASTLKYPTAFTGHDRTVEISGEAYFEVAQDPEKPFRVKINNKATIEVLGTHFNINAYTDESSIRATLLAGSIKVNAAGGAVVLKPGQQAAIRETIQLRNIVNTGQVIAWKDGIFNFDAMGVEEVMRQLARWYDIEVVYEKNVPDIRFYGEIGRNLSLSQVLEGLKMSGVNFRIEGKRLIVLPS, from the coding sequence ATGAACGACGATCAGAAGATAGTATTATTAAAAAAATATATGGACCGCACATTGACGGACCAGGAAGAAGCTGACTTCTTTTCCTGGTACCACGATGTGCGTGCCGAAGAATTTCATCACCTGCTGCAACAGACCTCTGACGGTGGCAAGCCACTGGTATATGAAGCTGCCAGCCCGGCCTTTCTGGCACAGCTGAATGATCGCCTGACGGCCCTTGACAATGAGCAGCAGGGTGCACGGATCAGAAAGATCTCCCGCTTCTGGTGGGCAGCTGCAGCCATACTCGTACTGGCCGCCGGTACCTGGATGGTGATGAAACATCCTGCCGCAAAACAAGATATGGCAGTGAACAAACCAGTGCAGGACATAGCGCCTGGCAGGAACGGCGCTATACTGACACTGGCTGATGGCAACCAGATCACCCTGGATAGTATCGGCAACGGCCAGATCAGCAACCAGAACGGTAGCAGGGTGATATTACAAAACGGCAGTCTGCATTACGAAGCCTCAGGTGCTGCCATTGCCAGCATCAATACGGTACGTACACCCGTATCCAGACAATTCAGACTGGTATTACCAGATGGCTCCGCCGTATGGTTGAATGCGGCCAGCACACTGAAATATCCTACTGCCTTCACCGGTCATGACAGAACTGTGGAGATCAGCGGAGAAGCTTATTTTGAAGTGGCACAGGACCCGGAAAAACCTTTCAGGGTGAAGATCAATAATAAAGCAACCATAGAAGTGCTGGGCACTCATTTTAATATCAATGCCTATACAGATGAGTCCAGCATCAGGGCAACCTTACTGGCAGGCAGCATTAAAGTAAACGCCGCAGGCGGCGCCGTTGTATTAAAACCAGGACAACAGGCGGCTATCAGAGAGACAATACAGCTGCGCAATATAGTAAACACAGGACAGGTCATCGCCTGGAAAGACGGCATTTTTAATTTCGATGCAATGGGTGTCGAAGAAGTCATGCGCCAACTGGCGAGATGGTACGATATAGAAGTGGTTTATGAAAAGAACGTGCCTGATATCCGGTTTTATGGAGAAATCGGCAGGAACCTGAGCCTTTCACAGGTACTGGAAGGACTAAAGATGTCAGGTGTAAATTTTCGTATAGAAGGCAAACGACTGATCGTATTGCCCTCCTGA
- a CDS encoding SusC/RagA family TonB-linked outer membrane protein — translation MKLTALLLTIAFMGASAKGVSQAVTFSGKNIPLEKTFETVRSQTGYHVFCDSRLLKEALPVNVNADNMPLTQFLDIIFRNQSLQYLIREQTIFVSKKTATNADPSKVLETANVVLVQGIVTDENKNPLYGATIKVKGTERSIINQQDGRFEIAVNIGDVLIVSFVGFQTQEVKISNSTDLTIVLKRATINIDEINVKVSTGYQTISKERATGAYNVITADELQDVPANNILERLEGKVPGVRFDIRFNKIQIRTINTYSINTAPLIVIDGFPLISASSGDQNLTALGSSQMSNGSVLSTLNPNDIEQITFLKDAVATSIWGSRGANGVIVIETKRGKKGAPTLNFSATIGTSKAPSFSKLRWMNSAEYVDLEREMYDKGFFTDNTQSPWYFPLQNNNPSEVIEWLFKVKRGTATQAEADAALAEIGTRNNQSQIRKYLLRSAVNQQYNLSVSGGGDNNTYYISGNFNKDLPIYHGNSAQNAIITGNFTNDLFNKTVKLRTGFNYQYAVNTANIAAVEALSQSLISLRPYDMLVDGNGQPIRRSITMRPETNDSLVKLGYLPFTYSAIDELNYSNTKNSINSIRLNTGLNVKLTNWMNFDVSGMYQRNINNMQTINEVNSYAGRTTVNTGTVISPTTHKPVYNVPYGGTYTLTDGNSWDYNLRGMLNVNYAFNAAHQLTAIAGSEIRQTYSRSYSSIRYGYDPDANSFATVNPTTPFMTMYGWASTLGSNQSGISEQRNRYLSYFGNAAYTYKNRYNLSGSMRFDDYTLLGLERSKRAKPFWSAGFKWTATGEEFMQSVTWMTNLGLRVTYGTGGSVPLGGTNVPIITLNATDPNTQLPIATIQNPANQQLGWELTRTGNIGMDAGVLNNRISGSIDVYRKKSSGILATFPFNPTYGWSSLSYNTGTMKSHGIETGITAKIIDKKDWGITSVFNFSYGKTEVTDSRFNTTLASTLVMSSNMVNGYPMGAMFVYRSAGLNPETGQTRIYDRNNKIIESTTNLTSAFDINDIKYVGQSTAPYHGGFFNTFRYKGFELDVQMTYYFGHKFLAPSINNYPQFSGEYYGIVGRQKDLANRWRKPGDEAFTDVPGLGNVNFNSITRYRYSDKLVRSADNIRLQQISLSYNFPNSMLPKRIFKSLTLSGSARNLGMIWAKNKEGYDPEYLNSSANYYSMPPVTSYLFNINASF, via the coding sequence ATGAAACTAACCGCGCTATTATTGACCATTGCATTCATGGGGGCCAGTGCAAAAGGTGTCTCACAAGCTGTTACATTCTCCGGTAAAAATATTCCGCTGGAGAAAACGTTCGAAACCGTCCGCTCCCAGACAGGCTATCATGTGTTCTGCGACAGCCGCCTATTAAAAGAGGCGCTTCCCGTAAATGTCAATGCAGACAATATGCCGCTGACCCAGTTCCTCGATATCATCTTCAGGAATCAGTCACTGCAATACCTCATACGCGAACAGACAATCTTCGTCAGCAAAAAAACAGCGACCAACGCGGATCCGTCAAAAGTGCTGGAAACTGCTAATGTAGTACTGGTACAGGGTATCGTCACCGACGAAAATAAAAATCCCTTATATGGCGCTACCATCAAGGTAAAAGGTACCGAACGCTCCATCATCAACCAGCAGGATGGCCGCTTCGAAATAGCAGTCAACATAGGTGATGTACTCATCGTCAGCTTTGTGGGTTTCCAGACACAGGAAGTGAAGATCTCCAATAGCACCGATCTCACCATCGTATTAAAACGCGCCACCATCAACATCGATGAGATCAACGTAAAAGTCTCCACCGGTTATCAGACGATCTCCAAAGAACGAGCAACCGGTGCCTATAACGTCATTACGGCCGACGAATTACAGGACGTTCCTGCCAATAATATATTAGAAAGACTGGAAGGTAAAGTACCTGGTGTACGCTTCGATATACGTTTCAATAAAATACAGATCCGTACTATCAACACCTATTCTATCAATACAGCGCCGCTCATCGTGATAGACGGATTTCCGCTGATATCGGCATCTTCCGGTGATCAGAACCTGACTGCACTGGGTAGCTCCCAGATGTCCAACGGTTCAGTATTATCTACCCTCAATCCCAACGACATTGAACAGATCACCTTTCTGAAAGATGCCGTGGCCACCTCTATATGGGGTTCCAGGGGTGCAAACGGAGTGATCGTGATTGAAACAAAAAGAGGTAAAAAAGGGGCGCCTACGCTTAACTTTTCTGCTACCATAGGTACCTCCAAAGCACCTTCTTTCTCTAAGCTCCGATGGATGAACAGCGCCGAATATGTAGACCTGGAAAGAGAAATGTATGACAAAGGTTTCTTTACTGATAATACACAATCTCCCTGGTACTTCCCCCTGCAGAACAACAACCCGAGCGAAGTAATAGAATGGCTTTTCAAAGTAAAACGTGGCACCGCCACACAGGCAGAAGCAGATGCTGCACTGGCAGAGATCGGAACCAGAAATAACCAGTCACAGATACGGAAATACCTGCTGCGTTCAGCGGTTAACCAGCAGTATAATCTGTCTGTATCGGGTGGCGGCGATAACAACACCTACTACATCTCCGGCAACTTCAATAAAGACCTGCCGATTTACCATGGTAACAGTGCACAAAATGCGATTATCACCGGTAACTTTACCAATGACCTGTTTAACAAAACCGTCAAACTGAGAACAGGCTTCAACTACCAATACGCCGTCAATACTGCAAACATCGCAGCGGTGGAAGCTTTAAGCCAGTCCCTCATATCCCTGCGTCCCTACGATATGCTGGTGGATGGTAATGGTCAGCCGATCAGACGTAGCATTACCATGCGTCCCGAAACGAATGACAGTCTGGTAAAACTGGGTTATCTGCCGTTTACCTACAGTGCCATCGATGAACTGAACTATTCCAATACCAAAAACAGCATCAACTCCATTCGCCTGAATACCGGTCTGAATGTAAAACTGACAAACTGGATGAACTTCGATGTATCCGGTATGTACCAGCGCAACATTAACAATATGCAGACCATCAACGAAGTAAACAGTTACGCCGGCAGAACCACTGTCAATACTGGAACTGTTATTTCGCCCACCACGCATAAACCTGTATACAATGTTCCCTACGGCGGTACATATACACTCACTGATGGCAACTCCTGGGACTATAACCTGCGCGGCATGCTGAATGTCAATTATGCGTTCAATGCAGCGCATCAGCTGACAGCCATCGCCGGTAGCGAGATCAGACAAACCTATAGCAGGTCATATAGTAGTATCAGGTACGGTTATGATCCGGATGCCAACAGCTTTGCTACGGTGAACCCGACCACACCATTTATGACCATGTACGGCTGGGCCTCCACCCTCGGCAGCAACCAGAGTGGTATATCAGAACAACGGAACCGTTATCTCTCCTACTTCGGTAATGCAGCCTACACTTATAAAAACAGGTATAACCTCAGCGGTAGTATGCGCTTTGATGATTATACCCTCCTCGGACTGGAACGCAGCAAACGTGCAAAACCATTCTGGTCTGCCGGTTTCAAATGGACCGCCACCGGAGAAGAATTCATGCAGTCCGTCACCTGGATGACCAACCTGGGTCTGCGCGTCACCTATGGTACCGGTGGATCAGTACCATTAGGCGGCACCAACGTACCAATCATTACGTTAAATGCAACAGATCCGAATACACAGCTGCCAATCGCTACCATTCAAAATCCTGCAAACCAGCAACTGGGATGGGAACTGACCCGTACCGGCAACATCGGCATGGATGCAGGCGTACTGAATAATCGTATCTCAGGAAGTATTGATGTATATCGCAAGAAAAGTTCCGGTATCCTCGCCACCTTCCCCTTCAATCCGACCTATGGATGGTCCAGCCTGTCTTACAATACCGGCACCATGAAAAGCCATGGTATTGAAACAGGTATCACTGCGAAGATCATAGACAAAAAAGACTGGGGTATTACTTCTGTATTTAACTTCTCTTATGGCAAAACAGAAGTGACAGATTCCCGATTTAATACTACGCTGGCTTCTACCCTGGTAATGAGCAGTAACATGGTGAATGGCTATCCAATGGGGGCCATGTTTGTATACCGCTCCGCAGGACTGAACCCGGAAACCGGACAAACACGCATCTACGACAGGAATAACAAGATCATCGAAAGCACCACCAACCTGACATCTGCCTTCGACATCAACGACATCAAATATGTGGGACAGTCAACAGCACCTTATCATGGTGGGTTCTTTAACACGTTCCGTTATAAAGGCTTTGAACTGGACGTACAGATGACCTATTACTTCGGACATAAATTCCTGGCCCCTTCGATCAATAACTATCCGCAGTTCTCCGGCGAATACTATGGTATCGTAGGAAGACAAAAGGATCTGGCCAACAGATGGCGTAAACCGGGGGATGAAGCCTTTACAGATGTACCAGGCCTGGGCAACGTCAACTTTAATAGTATTACCCGTTACCGCTATTCTGATAAACTGGTACGCAGCGCAGATAATATCCGTTTACAGCAGATCTCCCTGTCGTATAATTTCCCGAACAGTATGCTGCCTAAACGCATATTCAAAAGTCTGACCCTGAGTGGCAGTGCACGTAACCTCGGCATGATCTGGGCGAAGAACAAGGAAGGTTACGATCCTGAATACCTCAACTCCAGCGCAAACTACTATAGTATGCCGCCGGTAACCAGCTATCTGTTCAACATCAATGCTTCATTCTAA
- a CDS encoding RagB/SusD family nutrient uptake outer membrane protein has protein sequence MKRVIYFIAAMLLTTGCRKYVEIDQIGTRTFKYTSDYRALLDNNAIMEVGFSLPIYSGDDTRFLDATKQASMTDIYYNAYTWQPQYWSDIQGDVDWERLYKVIYTANEVMDGVMNSERGTDDLKRQLYAEAQVHRAYSYWCLVSLYAKQYDAATASTDPGVPVLLTPNLFVSLKRASVATVYNQIISDLKAAEPALSDLPDYNTRPSKAAVYALLARTYLGMRDFSNAQLYADKALAIQSNILDLRQFATSTASFPYRINDKEVIFSKIVNSYLFTGIQLDTALLSQLGTKDLRYTLFVKPGANFSPAFTGYGYWRYRYSREMQAINNGLTVTEVMLIKAECAARDNNANTAIGLLNTLREKRFLAADYTTLPVGTAAEALKSVVEERKLEFFGTGLRWLDQKRLNKDAALAVTVKRTFKDVEYTLEPNSPRYVYPIGTKYILLNPEIEQNP, from the coding sequence ATGAAAAGAGTAATATATTTTATAGCGGCTATGCTGTTGACCACAGGTTGCCGCAAATACGTGGAAATCGATCAGATCGGGACCCGTACCTTCAAATACACCAGTGATTATCGCGCTTTACTGGACAACAACGCAATAATGGAAGTGGGTTTTAGTCTGCCGATCTATTCCGGTGATGACACCCGCTTCCTGGATGCCACCAAACAGGCTTCCATGACTGATATCTATTACAATGCCTACACCTGGCAGCCGCAATATTGGTCAGACATACAGGGAGATGTGGACTGGGAAAGACTCTATAAGGTTATCTATACTGCCAATGAAGTCATGGATGGTGTAATGAACAGCGAAAGAGGGACCGATGATCTGAAAAGACAACTGTACGCAGAAGCACAGGTACACCGCGCCTATTCCTACTGGTGCCTGGTAAGCCTGTATGCGAAACAATACGACGCGGCCACCGCATCCACAGACCCGGGTGTACCCGTATTACTGACACCCAATCTGTTTGTCAGTCTGAAAAGAGCCAGTGTTGCAACTGTCTACAACCAGATCATCAGTGATCTGAAAGCCGCAGAACCTGCATTATCTGATCTGCCGGATTATAATACACGTCCTTCAAAAGCGGCCGTGTACGCACTGCTGGCACGCACTTACCTGGGTATGCGCGACTTTAGCAATGCGCAGCTGTATGCGGACAAAGCACTGGCTATCCAGAGCAATATCCTTGACCTGCGCCAGTTTGCAACCAGTACTGCTTCCTTCCCCTACAGGATCAATGATAAGGAAGTGATCTTCTCCAAGATCGTAAATAGCTATCTGTTTACCGGTATACAGCTGGATACAGCCCTGTTGTCACAGTTGGGCACTAAAGACCTGCGGTATACCCTCTTTGTAAAACCAGGCGCGAACTTCTCTCCTGCCTTTACCGGATATGGTTACTGGCGCTACCGGTACAGCCGGGAAATGCAGGCCATCAACAATGGGCTGACCGTAACAGAAGTGATGCTGATCAAAGCGGAATGCGCCGCAAGAGACAACAATGCCAATACTGCCATCGGCCTGCTCAATACACTGCGGGAAAAACGTTTCCTGGCGGCAGATTATACCACTTTACCGGTAGGTACAGCTGCTGAAGCACTGAAAAGCGTAGTAGAAGAGCGGAAACTGGAATTCTTCGGAACCGGCCTGCGATGGCTGGATCAGAAACGATTGAATAAAGATGCCGCGTTGGCCGTAACGGTCAAACGCACCTTCAAAGATGTGGAGTATACACTGGAACCTAACAGCCCGCGTTACGTGTATCCCATCGGTACAAAATATATACTGCTGAATCCTGAGATTGAGCAGAATCCATAA
- a CDS encoding TlpA family protein disulfide reductase, whose amino-acid sequence MKKWMSVLALSLGVTYQAYSQTDSVRLTGLGTPVAGDTLRLSYNPAGGPLQGKEKIQGIIYLFNNYRWVVDDIALVKHKGILEGKYGVPANCAFVAIRFVTEENGYVVLADNNNDFGYVATTVDKQGAKLPGGVLAWGIFRKPSIHKAPDGYFDKKDISDEALEMWVRKEMEQYPQNMPKYFDSYLTMLKISKGDEFPVVAPRNLERFARLPGIDESGYQLIWDTYRFGLKDTQKADSVKKVITQLYPHGRVMRFDKYSAAFSRDAATDQKIADMEGFLKEFPVADYRKDSTATQGFIYLNAYRTLASLYFDKGQYDKLLAMIPDMDFAALNEIYHANIHKAFSLKQMPVDQLYPISKAFIDAMLQKRTDLSYMDGTRNTPRQATENATRQLDTKLAVHIRLLAKMGRYNEASPYLAQLSEAGKYSNANLNETRIAILENTGNQQMVLPTLEMAIKVNTATPAMIEKLKTLYTEKNGQATGFEQYRESLKSAEDISKTKAEIQAKLINEKITAFRLTDINGKTVNSADWKDKIVVIDFWATWCGPCKMAFPGMQMAVDKYANDPAVGFYFISTMETTQDYKQKVKDYIKTSGYRFNVLYDEQTAKNGVNNKVFKSMAPVFQSSAIPRKAIIKNGVMRYTAEGYQGSPSKLYDELTYVIELLKAEN is encoded by the coding sequence ATGAAAAAATGGATGAGCGTACTGGCTTTATCCCTGGGAGTTACGTACCAGGCGTATAGTCAGACAGACAGTGTAAGATTAACAGGACTCGGTACGCCTGTAGCAGGCGATACCCTCCGACTCAGTTACAATCCTGCCGGTGGTCCCCTGCAGGGAAAAGAAAAGATACAGGGGATCATCTATCTCTTTAACAACTATCGCTGGGTAGTGGATGATATTGCGCTTGTGAAACACAAAGGTATACTGGAAGGTAAATATGGAGTACCGGCCAACTGTGCCTTCGTTGCCATCAGGTTTGTAACGGAAGAAAATGGCTACGTCGTATTAGCCGATAATAACAATGACTTTGGATATGTAGCGACTACGGTAGACAAACAGGGCGCTAAACTCCCGGGTGGCGTATTAGCCTGGGGCATCTTCCGTAAACCTTCCATCCACAAAGCGCCGGATGGATATTTTGATAAAAAGGATATCAGTGATGAAGCACTGGAAATGTGGGTAAGAAAGGAGATGGAGCAATATCCGCAGAATATGCCGAAGTACTTTGACAGCTATCTCACGATGCTGAAGATCAGCAAAGGCGACGAATTCCCTGTGGTAGCTCCCCGTAACCTGGAGAGATTTGCCAGGCTGCCCGGCATTGATGAAAGTGGTTATCAGCTGATCTGGGATACTTACCGGTTCGGGCTGAAAGACACACAAAAGGCAGACTCTGTAAAAAAAGTGATCACACAACTATATCCACATGGTCGTGTGATGCGTTTTGATAAATACTCGGCTGCCTTTTCGCGCGATGCTGCTACCGACCAGAAGATCGCTGATATGGAGGGTTTCCTCAAAGAATTCCCGGTGGCAGACTACCGCAAAGACTCCACAGCTACACAGGGGTTCATTTACCTGAATGCCTATAGAACACTGGCCTCACTTTATTTTGATAAAGGCCAGTATGATAAACTGCTGGCAATGATCCCTGACATGGATTTCGCCGCATTGAACGAGATCTATCATGCTAATATCCACAAGGCTTTTTCGCTGAAGCAAATGCCGGTGGACCAGCTTTACCCGATCTCAAAAGCATTCATCGATGCCATGCTGCAGAAACGTACAGACCTTTCCTACATGGATGGTACCCGCAATACACCAAGACAGGCTACGGAAAATGCCACCAGACAACTGGACACTAAACTGGCAGTGCACATTCGCTTACTCGCTAAAATGGGCAGATACAATGAAGCATCACCCTATCTGGCACAGCTATCTGAGGCAGGTAAATACAGCAACGCCAATCTGAATGAGACAAGAATTGCTATACTGGAAAATACCGGCAATCAGCAAATGGTATTACCTACGCTGGAAATGGCCATTAAAGTCAATACCGCTACACCTGCGATGATCGAAAAGCTGAAGACATTGTACACAGAGAAGAACGGGCAGGCAACTGGTTTTGAGCAATACAGGGAGTCGCTGAAGTCTGCAGAAGATATTTCAAAGACCAAAGCAGAGATCCAGGCAAAACTGATCAATGAAAAGATTACGGCTTTCCGGCTGACGGATATCAATGGTAAAACAGTGAACTCCGCCGACTGGAAAGATAAGATCGTTGTAATAGACTTCTGGGCGACCTGGTGCGGCCCCTGTAAAATGGCCTTTCCGGGTATGCAGATGGCCGTAGATAAATACGCAAACGATCCGGCGGTAGGCTTCTATTTTATCTCTACCATGGAAACGACACAGGATTACAAACAGAAGGTGAAAGACTATATCAAAACCTCCGGTTACCGGTTCAATGTATTGTATGACGAACAGACGGCTAAAAATGGTGTCAACAATAAGGTATTCAAAAGTATGGCGCCTGTCTTCCAGTCATCTGCCATTCCAAGAAAAGCGATCATCAAAAACGGTGTGATGCGCTATACCGCAGAGGGATACCAGGGTAGTCCAAGCAAACTGTACGACGAACTGACCTATGTTATTGAACTATTAAAAGCGGAGAACTAA